In Paenibacillus sp. 1781tsa1, one DNA window encodes the following:
- a CDS encoding sugar ABC transporter substrate-binding protein, whose amino-acid sequence MTRKTTFKLITSLVMVMLLIVLTACGDTGNNANSKQSTLDFLWFSDGKEGEVIKEIIKDYEQTNTKVKINLIEVGFKDMQTKLKTMLSGGKPPALSRVTDTGSFANQAVDLTPYVDNASQFEDQFIDSLKPYYVMNDKLVAAPMDVTANGLIYNKTLFDKAGVKVPTSPDQVWTWEEYIAALKEVMDKGGARYGMVWDVTPHRWSTLLYQNGGSILTEDGSAAAINSEAGIRSMEMFKQLHQDGIMPESVWLGGENPNNLFRSGTVATHWAGNWMISNYKDITDFEWGVTYMPKGTQRSSVPGGKFLMAFKGSGYEQEAAEFIEYLTSKEVNSKYNQESLFMSPRKDSSVLNYEFGKEMFEIFSDELKNSSPLAANDWSKQTLISKISTDLKNNIMDVLSDKATPQEALDRTAKLINEAIGSQ is encoded by the coding sequence ATGACAAGAAAAACAACGTTTAAGCTCATCACTAGCCTGGTAATGGTCATGTTACTCATCGTACTGACTGCTTGCGGAGATACAGGCAACAATGCTAATTCGAAACAATCAACGCTGGATTTCCTGTGGTTCTCGGATGGAAAAGAAGGAGAAGTCATTAAGGAAATCATTAAAGATTATGAGCAGACGAATACCAAAGTTAAGATCAATTTGATTGAAGTTGGTTTCAAGGACATGCAAACCAAATTAAAAACAATGTTATCTGGTGGAAAGCCACCTGCTCTGAGCCGGGTCACGGATACCGGATCATTTGCTAATCAGGCGGTTGATCTTACACCCTACGTGGACAATGCCAGTCAATTTGAGGATCAATTTATCGACTCTCTTAAACCTTACTATGTTATGAATGACAAGCTGGTGGCTGCGCCTATGGACGTCACAGCGAATGGACTTATTTATAACAAAACCTTATTTGATAAAGCGGGCGTCAAAGTACCTACTTCACCCGATCAGGTATGGACGTGGGAAGAATATATCGCTGCATTAAAAGAGGTTATGGACAAAGGTGGAGCACGATATGGCATGGTATGGGATGTCACTCCGCATCGATGGTCCACTCTTTTGTACCAGAATGGTGGAAGTATCTTAACAGAGGATGGCAGTGCGGCGGCCATTAACAGTGAAGCCGGAATCCGTTCGATGGAGATGTTCAAGCAACTTCATCAAGATGGAATTATGCCTGAATCGGTATGGCTCGGAGGGGAGAACCCGAACAACCTGTTCCGTTCCGGGACGGTAGCTACCCACTGGGCTGGCAACTGGATGATTAGCAATTACAAAGATATCACCGATTTCGAATGGGGCGTCACCTATATGCCGAAAGGAACACAACGTTCATCTGTGCCCGGCGGGAAGTTTCTCATGGCTTTCAAAGGCAGTGGTTATGAGCAGGAGGCAGCAGAATTCATTGAATATTTAACCTCCAAAGAAGTGAATTCCAAATATAATCAGGAATCATTGTTTATGAGTCCACGGAAGGACAGCTCCGTATTGAATTATGAATTTGGCAAGGAGATGTTTGAAATTTTCTCGGATGAACTGAAGAACAGTTCACCTCTTGCAGCGAATGACTGGTCTAAGCAAACGCTTATATCTAAAATCTCAACGGATTTGAAAAATAACATTATGGACGTTCTGTCAGACAAGGCAACTCCGCAGGAAGCACTGGATCGAACAGCCAAACTGATTAACGAGGCTATTGGCAGTCAATAA
- a CDS encoding helix-turn-helix domain-containing protein, giving the protein MDLLNHIYWKKKAAFALAEDIYDAWVVFAVEEGMFRYEIGGQSGEAGFADLVLCPPQVPFRRETVTPLTFHYMQFSCNTAEGENLLPPIGKSLINDTKRLNSTYAYLRQASEENDEAATGWKTHLMMELWRLYQWERRQSRLMERKFTEDALMAEAAILLEEWAGDTVSLRTLAEHLALSPVQLTRRFREAFQETPSDYLKAIRLKKAKALLADSRLTLTQIAERCGYENGFYLSRVFSSTIGISPSEYRRRHQV; this is encoded by the coding sequence ATGGACCTCCTTAACCACATTTACTGGAAGAAGAAAGCTGCATTTGCGCTCGCAGAAGATATCTACGACGCTTGGGTGGTTTTTGCCGTTGAAGAAGGGATGTTTCGGTATGAAATTGGAGGGCAGAGCGGAGAAGCGGGTTTTGCTGATCTGGTGTTGTGTCCACCTCAAGTTCCTTTTCGCAGAGAGACGGTAACCCCGCTGACGTTTCACTATATGCAGTTCTCTTGTAACACCGCAGAGGGGGAGAACCTTCTGCCGCCAATCGGAAAATCTCTGATTAATGATACGAAACGGCTGAATTCAACATATGCTTATCTGCGTCAGGCAAGCGAAGAGAATGATGAGGCAGCAACGGGATGGAAAACCCATCTGATGATGGAATTGTGGCGGCTGTATCAATGGGAGCGCAGGCAGAGCAGGCTAATGGAACGAAAATTCACGGAAGATGCTCTGATGGCAGAAGCAGCGATTTTGTTGGAGGAGTGGGCAGGAGATACGGTTAGTCTGCGAACGTTGGCTGAACATTTGGCATTGAGTCCAGTCCAACTCACCCGAAGGTTCCGGGAGGCCTTTCAAGAAACACCATCCGATTATCTGAAGGCGATTCGTCTCAAAAAAGCAAAAGCCTTGCTGGCAGATAGCCGTCTGACCCTGACGCAGATCGCCGAGAGATGCGGATATGAGAACGGATTTTATCTGAGCCGTGTATTTTCGTCTACCATAGGAATCAGCCCCTCGGAATATCGGAGAAGACATCAAGTGTGA
- a CDS encoding carbohydrate ABC transporter permease: protein MVMKPMVKIVIYSMLSVAAVVWLLPVLWVVISALKTNSDLYSFPPKLWPEPVTFEHFKEAFKKGNFGLYFMNSTIVTLSSTLLLLLINSMAGFALAKYRFRGSSIILIAFISTLMIPIEVIMIPIFKVLSALGMYNSLLAIIIPPAATPTGVFLMRQYLLSVPDELLEAARMDGAGEWKIYWSIILPIAKPILAVLAIFSFMWRWDDFVWPLIAISDPSKYTIQLALSNFIGEYNVDWGSLLAMSVITMLPVLIVFMVFQRYFVSGMITSGMKG, encoded by the coding sequence ATGGTAATGAAACCTATGGTCAAAATCGTCATTTACAGTATGTTAAGTGTTGCCGCAGTGGTATGGCTCCTGCCTGTTCTGTGGGTCGTAATTTCTGCCCTGAAAACGAATAGCGATCTGTACAGCTTTCCTCCGAAGTTGTGGCCGGAGCCAGTCACCTTCGAGCATTTCAAGGAGGCATTCAAAAAAGGTAATTTTGGCTTGTATTTTATGAATAGTACAATCGTAACTTTGAGCTCAACGCTGCTGCTGTTGCTGATCAACTCCATGGCAGGCTTTGCACTCGCGAAGTACCGCTTCCGCGGAAGCTCGATCATATTAATCGCTTTTATCTCAACCCTCATGATTCCGATTGAGGTCATTATGATCCCCATATTCAAGGTGCTGAGTGCACTTGGGATGTATAATAGCCTGCTCGCAATTATTATACCGCCAGCAGCAACTCCGACAGGTGTGTTCCTTATGCGGCAGTACTTGCTAAGCGTACCGGACGAACTACTGGAAGCTGCCCGGATGGATGGAGCCGGTGAATGGAAAATTTACTGGAGCATTATTCTTCCCATAGCGAAGCCGATTCTGGCCGTGCTTGCGATCTTCTCCTTCATGTGGAGATGGGATGATTTTGTATGGCCATTGATTGCTATTAGTGATCCATCGAAATATACGATTCAGCTTGCGCTCTCTAATTTTATTGGTGAATACAACGTAGATTGGGGCAGTCTCCTGGCCATGTCCGTAATCACGATGCTTCCGGTACTTATTGTTTTTATGGTTTTCCAGCGTTATTTTGTCAGCGGTATGATTACTTCAGGAATGAAAGGATGA
- a CDS encoding helix-turn-helix domain-containing protein yields the protein MWKVLLVEDEVFVRESVREIISWEELGFTVIGESGNGTEALAMIIQDTPDLVLTDIVMPGMDGLELLKQTRQAGLKTKFVMLTCMGEFEYVRRAMEYGASNYILKLSMSVNSLRDTLRKVSAELGASTESQTETQTETNHHEVAPPASELTSTPASFTVSSAPPSETDLPFTPVREPVVKHPEISKIIEYIGQHYDQDITVKSMSRYVMMGENYVSALFKKKTGHTLIHYLHGVRMEKAAEYLRETDLPVQEIGYRVGFGSDNYFIKIFKRWTGCTPSQYRHRS from the coding sequence ATGTGGAAGGTATTGCTTGTAGAAGATGAAGTATTTGTACGTGAGTCGGTGCGAGAGATTATTTCCTGGGAAGAGCTGGGCTTCACGGTCATCGGAGAATCCGGTAACGGGACCGAAGCGCTGGCGATGATCATACAGGATACACCGGATCTGGTACTGACCGATATTGTCATGCCGGGTATGGATGGTCTGGAATTACTCAAACAGACGCGTCAGGCCGGGTTAAAAACCAAATTTGTGATGCTCACCTGTATGGGGGAGTTCGAATATGTACGCCGGGCAATGGAGTACGGGGCTTCCAATTATATTCTGAAGCTGTCGATGAGTGTGAATTCGTTGCGTGATACATTACGGAAGGTAAGCGCGGAGCTGGGAGCTTCCACTGAGTCACAGACAGAGACTCAGACAGAGACAAATCATCATGAAGTGGCGCCTCCTGCCTCGGAGCTCACATCAACGCCTGCGTCCTTTACGGTCTCTTCTGCACCCCCGTCTGAGACGGATCTTCCATTCACACCTGTGCGTGAGCCGGTGGTGAAGCATCCGGAGATTAGCAAAATAATTGAGTATATCGGACAGCATTACGATCAGGACATTACCGTCAAATCCATGTCACGATATGTGATGATGGGCGAGAATTATGTGAGTGCTCTGTTCAAAAAGAAAACCGGCCATACCCTGATTCATTACCTGCATGGGGTACGGATGGAGAAAGCAGCTGAATACTTGCGTGAGACGGATCTTCCTGTACAGGAGATTGGTTACCGGGTAGGATTCGGAAGCGATAATTATTTTATCAAAATATTCAAACGTTGGACCGGTTGCACGCCCAGCCAGTACCGCCACCGCTCGTGA
- a CDS encoding carbohydrate ABC transporter permease: MSEGQRSNRNTLAKQNRKLVIAPYLFILPNLLIFGTFIVFPSLLGLYYSFHVYDGLNPMKYNGLENYIKIIGDREFWSTIGRTGIYAAIVVPLIYAAALGIALLLAREIRMRGFFRAVFYWPTMISYIIVGLTWKWIFGDSFGILNHLLTVVGVEPVGFLTSPFWANTAVIIATVWSRAGFFMVIFIAGLQAIPTDYYEAARLDGATGTKVFRYITLPLLKPTSLLVVMLCLIDAFKAFPLMFALTGGGPGKETTYIVQYIYEIGFNRQELGLASAMSVILFILIGGFSALQFRLSKGGAT, translated from the coding sequence ATGAGTGAAGGACAACGATCAAATCGTAATACGCTGGCAAAACAGAACAGGAAGCTCGTTATTGCTCCTTATCTGTTTATACTTCCCAACCTCCTGATCTTTGGAACGTTTATCGTATTTCCCTCTTTATTGGGTCTCTATTATTCTTTCCATGTCTATGATGGATTGAACCCAATGAAGTACAACGGACTGGAGAATTATATCAAAATCATAGGGGATCGGGAATTTTGGTCGACCATCGGACGAACGGGGATTTATGCAGCAATTGTTGTCCCGCTAATCTATGCAGCAGCATTAGGCATTGCGTTGCTGCTTGCGCGCGAGATTAGAATGCGGGGGTTCTTCAGGGCCGTATTTTACTGGCCGACCATGATTTCTTACATTATCGTAGGGTTGACCTGGAAGTGGATTTTTGGAGATTCATTCGGCATCTTGAATCATCTGTTAACGGTGGTTGGTGTGGAACCTGTAGGCTTTCTGACCTCTCCCTTTTGGGCAAATACGGCTGTGATTATCGCAACGGTTTGGTCTCGTGCAGGCTTTTTCATGGTCATTTTTATCGCAGGCTTGCAGGCCATACCTACGGATTATTATGAAGCTGCCCGCTTGGACGGCGCAACGGGAACAAAGGTATTTCGCTATATTACCCTCCCACTTTTGAAGCCTACAAGCTTACTCGTTGTTATGCTATGTCTGATTGACGCGTTCAAGGCCTTCCCACTTATGTTTGCGCTTACAGGCGGTGGGCCGGGCAAGGAAACCACGTATATTGTTCAATATATCTATGAGATTGGCTTTAACAGGCAGGAGCTTGGGCTAGCCAGCGCCATGTCGGTGATACTGTTTATCCTCATTGGCGGATTCTCAGCTCTGCAATTCCGTCTATCGAAAGGAGGGGCAACGTGA
- a CDS encoding sensor histidine kinase produces MKKPNWKRWLPQRLRYRLFGAFVVLILLPFSALNVYNYQQIESLVEQKISEQSHEQLVQMYRSLEDQMSIAFKTLIFLEQDSAVRSVLTSPDSRTPLENKSLVEEKFKMINNSFFLYNPSVYFTLLDFYDSVYTSYLPKTALAYGPYLEQFRERLGEITIPKGSADSHPLQPEELFYRWDARDTNHVLRELSSSPYLLSLYAYMKDSSGKRYGLARISIDYSYWFQTMLKDSQTNQEYYLITGSGETIARSSKTAALSPEVTREIALHPAQAYLTDPASDTLINYVYIESLDWYMVNRIPLSILFTEISELKQRYFLTFFGFTGAFVVMAFMISATFTRPLSHLQNKMKEVVRKNLKIRIPEGRSRGEVLELTRTFNTMLDDANQMINRLKAEERQKEAVHFHMLLAQMNPHFLLNTLNTMKWSAIRSGNEEISEMCVSLGKLLEVSLNSQVELVYLKDEIELVQAYLHIQRIRYRDSFEVTCDFDDKLEYALVPKLSLQPLVENAIHHGVGPMEQLGQIRIGIYRQDTGMLMLEVADNGIGMEESRRQQMTRTRPGIGLSNLRERLRLLFKGQSELEVIDTKPGTLVRFSIPFLLSTPYVQKRSD; encoded by the coding sequence ATGAAGAAGCCAAACTGGAAGCGTTGGTTGCCACAGCGGCTCAGGTACCGTCTGTTTGGTGCATTTGTGGTGTTGATTCTCTTGCCGTTCAGTGCATTGAATGTCTACAATTATCAGCAGATTGAATCCCTAGTTGAGCAGAAAATCAGTGAACAGAGCCATGAACAGCTGGTGCAGATGTACCGCTCTCTGGAGGACCAGATGAGCATTGCCTTCAAAACGCTTATTTTTCTGGAACAGGATTCGGCGGTAAGAAGTGTGCTAACTTCCCCGGACAGTCGTACGCCGCTGGAGAACAAGTCGCTGGTGGAAGAAAAGTTCAAGATGATTAACAACAGTTTCTTTCTATATAATCCCTCGGTGTACTTCACCTTGCTGGATTTTTATGATAGCGTTTACACTTCGTATTTGCCAAAAACAGCACTGGCTTATGGCCCTTATCTGGAGCAATTCCGCGAACGTCTTGGAGAAATCACCATTCCAAAAGGCAGTGCAGATTCGCACCCGCTTCAACCGGAAGAACTCTTCTATCGCTGGGATGCCCGGGATACCAACCATGTGCTGCGGGAGTTATCTTCCAGCCCGTATCTGTTGTCGTTGTATGCCTATATGAAAGATAGCAGCGGCAAGCGGTACGGATTGGCTCGGATCAGCATTGATTACTCGTACTGGTTTCAAACAATGTTGAAGGATTCACAAACTAATCAGGAGTATTACCTTATTACAGGAAGTGGAGAGACCATCGCCAGATCATCCAAAACAGCGGCGCTGTCCCCGGAAGTTACACGTGAAATAGCTCTGCATCCGGCACAGGCTTATCTGACTGATCCAGCCTCGGATACGCTGATTAACTACGTGTACATCGAATCACTGGACTGGTATATGGTGAATCGTATTCCGCTGTCCATCCTGTTTACAGAGATATCCGAGCTTAAACAGCGTTACTTTCTGACCTTTTTTGGCTTCACAGGCGCATTTGTAGTGATGGCTTTTATGATCTCGGCAACGTTCACGCGCCCTTTGTCGCACTTACAGAATAAGATGAAGGAGGTTGTCCGCAAAAACCTCAAGATTCGTATTCCCGAAGGCCGCAGCCGTGGGGAAGTATTGGAATTGACACGCACTTTTAATACAATGCTGGATGATGCTAATCAGATGATCAACAGACTCAAGGCGGAGGAACGCCAGAAGGAAGCCGTACATTTTCATATGCTCCTGGCCCAGATGAATCCGCACTTTCTCCTGAATACATTGAATACAATGAAATGGAGTGCGATCCGCAGCGGGAATGAGGAGATCTCCGAGATGTGTGTTTCCTTGGGCAAATTACTGGAGGTCAGCCTGAATTCACAGGTCGAATTGGTATACCTGAAGGACGAGATTGAGCTGGTTCAAGCCTATCTTCATATCCAGCGGATTCGTTACCGCGATAGCTTTGAGGTGACTTGTGACTTTGACGATAAGCTGGAGTATGCACTGGTACCCAAGCTGAGCTTGCAGCCACTTGTGGAGAATGCCATTCATCATGGTGTGGGACCAATGGAGCAACTTGGGCAGATCCGCATCGGGATATATAGGCAAGACACAGGAATGCTGATGCTGGAGGTAGCAGACAACGGAATTGGCATGGAGGAATCCCGGCGTCAGCAGATGACCCGCACACGTCCGGGAATTGGTCTGTCCAATCTCAGGGAACGATTGCGGTTATTGTTCAAAGGCCAAAGTGAACTTGAAGTGATCGATACCAAGCCGGGGACATTAGTGAGGTTCAGCATTCCTTTTTTATTGTCGACACCTTACGTACAGAAGCGGTCAGACTAG
- a CDS encoding FAD-dependent oxidoreductase, with protein sequence MKHELVKPDITVIGGGLAGVCAAISAARLGQQVALVQNRPVLGGNSSSEVRVWVCGATAHGINRYARETGIMGELFVENQYRNPEGNPYLWDLVILEAVRAEPNIRLYLNTDVHEVEATGDGDERMITSVTGWMMGSERKIRFESQIYLDCTGDGLVGFLAGAKFALGREARSEYGEEWAPEVADQITLGSTLLFYTKDAGAPVRYIPPSFAKDITQTSIPIRRVIRSGDSGCHYWWIEWGGEHDTVHDNELIRDELWSVIYGIWDYIKNSGKFEADHMTLEWIGSMPGKREYRRFTGDYVLTQNDIISQREFPDAVAFGGWSIDLHPPQGMYAEASGSKHMHADGVYHVPFRSLYSANVRNMLMAGRDISASHVAFGTTRVMATCAVIGEAAGTGAALCAAMGVSPRELYARYLAALQQTLLRQDASIIGVRSHDELDLARRAKATASSTLTGIALEQPGETYPLGTDVALLLPVHPMLSGLELLLDASSDTALTVELWDTGRKENYVPHMLQVTATAKITTGTRQWVKLPLEWRPEEPQNAFIIIRANEDVTLYHSTEAHSGVLIFFRTEENHVSKNLEDHATDQPVVLWSMQGLARQPFCCRTLSETSAYSSDNTINGYHRPYGGPQQWMSQPIQSGKPEWVQLTWEEPQTLAELHLTFNDDVNEDLVNLHHHHTTFRVMPELVRDYRVEVLSRSGEWIEIVSAAENRKRKVIHRLDTPVHSQALRVNIDATNGSKYAELIEIRAYGESTLTGKS encoded by the coding sequence ATGAAGCATGAACTCGTTAAACCGGATATCACCGTCATTGGTGGCGGGCTTGCTGGCGTATGCGCTGCCATATCTGCTGCCCGGTTGGGCCAACAGGTCGCTCTGGTGCAGAATCGTCCTGTACTCGGTGGTAATTCCAGCAGTGAAGTACGTGTGTGGGTCTGCGGGGCTACCGCCCACGGGATTAACCGCTACGCCCGCGAGACTGGCATCATGGGGGAACTATTTGTAGAGAATCAGTATCGTAATCCGGAGGGCAATCCTTATCTCTGGGACTTGGTCATTCTGGAAGCCGTTCGAGCCGAACCCAACATCCGTCTATATCTGAATACCGATGTACATGAAGTCGAGGCCACTGGGGATGGAGATGAACGCATGATCACCTCCGTTACCGGATGGATGATGGGTTCTGAGCGCAAAATCCGATTCGAAAGTCAGATCTATCTGGACTGTACGGGCGATGGATTGGTCGGCTTTCTGGCTGGAGCCAAGTTTGCACTCGGCCGGGAAGCCCGTAGCGAATATGGTGAAGAATGGGCACCTGAGGTCGCCGATCAAATCACGCTGGGCAGTACACTCCTCTTTTATACCAAGGATGCTGGTGCGCCTGTCCGGTATATCCCGCCTTCTTTTGCCAAGGATATTACACAGACCAGCATTCCGATTCGCCGGGTCATTCGCAGCGGGGATTCCGGTTGTCATTATTGGTGGATTGAATGGGGCGGTGAACATGACACCGTTCATGACAATGAGTTGATCCGTGATGAGCTGTGGTCCGTGATCTACGGGATCTGGGATTATATTAAAAATTCCGGGAAATTCGAAGCCGACCATATGACGTTGGAGTGGATTGGTTCTATGCCTGGCAAAAGGGAGTACCGCCGCTTCACGGGTGACTATGTGCTTACCCAGAACGATATTATCAGCCAGCGGGAGTTCCCGGATGCCGTTGCTTTTGGCGGCTGGTCCATTGACCTGCATCCCCCGCAGGGCATGTATGCCGAAGCGAGCGGCTCGAAGCATATGCATGCCGATGGCGTGTATCACGTGCCGTTCCGCTCGTTGTATTCCGCCAATGTGCGGAATATGCTCATGGCCGGACGCGACATCAGCGCATCACATGTCGCTTTCGGCACAACGCGCGTCATGGCCACATGCGCGGTCATCGGCGAAGCCGCGGGTACGGGCGCAGCGCTCTGCGCGGCCATGGGGGTGTCGCCGCGCGAGTTGTACGCGAGGTATCTGGCGGCGCTGCAGCAGACGTTGCTGCGGCAGGACGCTTCCATCATCGGGGTGCGCAGCCACGATGAGCTGGATCTGGCCCGGCGTGCCAAGGCTACAGCCTCCAGCACGCTGACGGGCATCGCTCTGGAGCAGCCTGGCGAGACGTACCCGCTGGGTACGGATGTTGCCCTGCTGCTGCCCGTGCATCCAATGCTCAGCGGCCTGGAGCTGCTGCTGGATGCTTCCAGCGATACCGCGCTGACGGTAGAGCTGTGGGATACGGGGCGTAAGGAGAATTACGTCCCCCATATGTTACAAGTTACGGCAACCGCTAAAATTACAACGGGAACCAGGCAGTGGGTGAAGCTTCCGCTTGAATGGCGACCGGAAGAACCGCAGAATGCTTTTATCATTATCCGGGCGAATGAAGACGTCACCCTCTACCATTCCACGGAAGCACACAGCGGGGTGCTGATCTTCTTCCGAACAGAAGAGAACCATGTGTCCAAAAATCTGGAGGATCATGCCACGGATCAGCCTGTCGTATTATGGTCTATGCAAGGGTTGGCGCGTCAGCCATTCTGCTGTCGTACCCTCTCTGAGACTTCGGCCTATTCATCGGACAACACGATCAACGGTTATCATCGCCCTTACGGCGGGCCACAGCAGTGGATGTCCCAACCGATTCAGTCTGGCAAGCCGGAATGGGTACAACTGACATGGGAAGAGCCGCAGACCTTGGCTGAACTGCACTTGACCTTTAATGATGATGTGAACGAGGATCTGGTTAATCTGCATCACCATCACACGACATTCCGCGTCATGCCTGAACTTGTACGTGATTATCGTGTGGAGGTATTGAGTCGGTCTGGGGAATGGATTGAGATTGTAAGTGCAGCGGAGAACCGCAAAAGGAAAGTCATTCATCGTCTGGATACACCTGTGCATTCACAGGCACTCAGAGTAAACATTGATGCTACCAATGGCAGCAAATACGCGGAGTTGATCGAGATTCGCGCCTATGGGGAGTCAACGTTGACTGGCAAGAGTTAA
- a CDS encoding glycoside hydrolase family 105 protein: protein MPNQEVLLEKISRVSDAMKSMKNTSINEQFPIGLIDIHLWEWPQGVGLYGLLQFYEATKDAEALKFLESWYNARLLEGLPEKNVNTCAPLLTLISLCELTGNKEYERVCEEWSSWIMDELLRTGDGAFQHMITGDANDGQILIDTLFMTVLFLAKAGVYFKKTAYVEEAKRQFLVHIKYLYNKQTGLFYHGWDFNENHNYGAVHWGRGNAWYTAGVMDFLNIIPIEDGLKAYLLDTAKAQVRALSKLQSENGMWHTVLDDPHSYQETSATAAIGYGILKGIRYGYLDESYRDTGTRALEAVLRQIDDNGVVQQVSYGTPVGQDAQFYKDISISPMGYGQALTLFILIEGLRVPATE, encoded by the coding sequence ATGCCGAATCAAGAAGTGCTTCTGGAGAAAATAAGCAGGGTATCCGATGCGATGAAATCGATGAAAAATACAAGCATCAACGAACAGTTTCCCATTGGACTAATCGACATCCACCTATGGGAATGGCCGCAAGGTGTCGGCCTTTATGGCCTACTTCAGTTCTATGAAGCAACGAAGGATGCCGAGGCGCTGAAATTTCTCGAATCATGGTACAATGCAAGGCTGCTGGAAGGGTTACCGGAAAAAAATGTGAATACCTGTGCTCCGCTGCTTACGTTGATATCACTATGCGAATTAACCGGAAACAAGGAATATGAACGTGTCTGTGAAGAATGGAGCAGTTGGATTATGGACGAACTGTTACGAACCGGAGACGGTGCGTTCCAGCATATGATCACAGGAGACGCCAATGATGGTCAGATTCTGATTGACACCCTTTTTATGACGGTATTATTTCTGGCCAAAGCTGGGGTGTATTTTAAGAAAACAGCCTATGTAGAAGAAGCGAAGCGGCAATTCCTTGTGCATATTAAATACCTATATAATAAACAAACCGGGCTGTTCTATCACGGCTGGGATTTCAACGAAAATCATAACTATGGTGCTGTTCATTGGGGAAGAGGCAATGCATGGTATACGGCGGGGGTTATGGATTTTCTGAATATCATCCCCATTGAAGATGGGTTGAAGGCCTATCTGTTGGATACAGCGAAGGCTCAAGTCAGAGCGCTGAGCAAGCTTCAGAGTGAGAATGGGATGTGGCACACCGTACTGGATGATCCGCACTCGTACCAAGAAACTTCCGCAACGGCAGCGATTGGATACGGTATTCTCAAGGGAATCCGGTACGGATATCTGGACGAGTCCTATCGCGATACGGGTACGAGAGCACTTGAAGCAGTGCTGCGGCAAATTGATGATAACGGAGTTGTACAGCAGGTGTCCTACGGAACTCCTGTGGGGCAGGATGCTCAGTTTTATAAAGATATATCTATAAGTCCAATGGGTTATGGACAAGCACTGACATTGTTTATCCTGATTGAGGGATTGCGGGTCCCAGCCACCGAATAA